Genomic window (Chryseobacterium bernardetii):
TCCTGCAGGACCTTTCCATCTGCCTTATCAATGACCAGGAAAAGGAACTATTTGACCAAAAGATAGATTTTGAAGACCCGTTTCCCCAGCATATTTAAAATTTAACCATTTATTAATGCAACTAAGTATCATTAAATAAAAATATAAAAATAACTTAGTCTATCATTTTTTATACTATATGGATAGAAGAAAATTTCTAAAAGGCTCAGCATTACTTACCGGGTTATTATCCCTTTCACCGTCTGAGCTTTGGAGTTCAAGCAAAAATACAGGACATCCAAAAGCTGGAAAGGCAAAAAATATCATATTCATGATTAGCGATGGAATGAGCCTCGGGACGCTTTCAATGGCGGATCTTTATTCCAGGAATATTTTGGGAAAAGAAAGTCAATGGCTCAGCTTATATCGTGAGAAGAAAGTCTCACGCGCATTGATGGATACAGCTTCTGCAAACTCTATCGTAACAGATTCTGCCGCTGCAAGTTCTGCTTTTGGAGGCGGAATAAGGGTACAAAACGGTGCCTTAAATATAGGGGCAAATGGTGAAGTTCATGTCCCAATATGGCAGAAATATAAAAAAGCCGGGAAAAAGATCGGTTGTGTTACAACAGTTACTGTTACCCATGCTACCCCTGCCGGTTTCTGTATCAATTCCGCCAAAAGAAATGCAGAATCTCAAATTGCTGAAATGTATGCAGAGCTGGGCTTCGATGTACTGATGGGAGGCGGAGATGAATTTTTTAACCCTTTAAAAAGAGAAGATCAGAAAGACCTTTATTCCGTTTATAGAAAAAAGAACTTTCAGATTGTAAAGAATCGTACAGATCTTCAAAACATCACAAAAGGAAACAGTGTTTTAGGCATCTTCAGTACAGGAGCTTTACCTTACAGTATTGACAGAACTCATCTTAAAGAGCTTCAGAATACACCTACTTTAGCGGAGATGACCAGCGCGGCTATTGATCAGATGAAAGAACATCCTGAAGGTTTTGTCCTTCAGATTGAAGCAGGAAAAGTAGACTGGGCTGCTCATGCCAATGATATAGCAGCACTGATTCATGATCAGCTGGCATTTGATGAAGCAATAAAAAAAGTAATGGATTTTGCTGAAAAAGATGGAAATACTTTAGTAATTATTACTACAGATCACGGAAATGCCAATCCGGGAACCATTTATGGAGCTGCTGCTACAAAAAATTTCAACAGTATTTCAAACTATCAATATACCAATGAATATATCCTGAATAGAATTCATAAAGATTATTCTGCAAAAGATATTAAAGACTGGATCTATGAAGCTAACAAACTTATTCTGACAGATGAGGAAGCCAGGCATTTACAAAGTTTTTATAACGGGCTTGAGAAAGAAGAAGGACTTTATAATTATAAGAAACTGCCATTTAAACTTTATTCCGAAATTCAAAAAAACCGGAACTCAGTAGGCTGGATCAGTATGGACCACTCAGGAGATTATGTAGAAGTAGCGGCCTACGGACCGGGAAGTCAGCTTTTACAGCCTTACATCAAAAATACAGATCTGCATCATCTTATGCTGGAAGCATCCCCTATATAACTGAAAGTTTCATATCATATATCATTTTTAATTTGGTTTCAGAACAGGCTCTACAAAATAATTGAAGAGCCTGTTTATTGTATCCGGCAAACCGGTATATTTATTTTGAAGACTTTCTACGGCGTGCAGAAACCTTTTTGTCCAATTCTCTGATATCCTGTCTTAATTCCCTGAACATTTCCTTGAAATTGTAACTCTCATAATCTCCCGGCTCAAAATCTTCAGGGAAAATTCCTGAAGCATACTGCCAGATTTCTACAATATCCTCAAGCGGAATATCATAGGGCTCATAAAAAGAGTTATCTGCACTCACACAAATAGCATTTCCTTTATGCTCTTTAAAACGTTTATAGGTAATCCCGTCATTCTGAGTAATGAAAACATAAGTCTTTCCGGGTTTCAGTTCGCTAACCCCTTCCACATATTTTCCTACAATGTATGAACCATTTCTGAAAGGCGGCATAGAATCTCCGTCTGCGGGAAAAGCCCTGTATTTTCCATTATTTAAGAAGGGGAGGGCAATACGCTGAAGACTTTCAATATATCCTACATCGCTGTAACCTTCCAGATATCCCATGGAAGCTTTTTGCGGAATGATTTCTATGGTATCATTTCCAAGGTCATCCACTGCCACCGGAAGAATAATTCTGTTATCCGGAAGTTTCAGCATATCTTCCGTAGAATATTTTTGAAGATCAACAGATAATAACAGATCTATACTTACATGAAAATATTTGGATATCTTAATAAGAAGCTCAATAGGAGGCTCTGAAATTCCGTTTTCGTATTTAGAATATCTCACCCGGGAGATTGCAAGGTCATCTGCTACATTTTGCTGAGAAAGCTTTCTCTTCGCTCTCAGGGAGCGTATATTATTTGAAAAAATTGACATTGATAGAAATATGTCCGCAAAAATACGAATTTTGCCTGCTG
Coding sequences:
- a CDS encoding alkaline phosphatase; the encoded protein is MDRRKFLKGSALLTGLLSLSPSELWSSSKNTGHPKAGKAKNIIFMISDGMSLGTLSMADLYSRNILGKESQWLSLYREKKVSRALMDTASANSIVTDSAAASSAFGGGIRVQNGALNIGANGEVHVPIWQKYKKAGKKIGCVTTVTVTHATPAGFCINSAKRNAESQIAEMYAELGFDVLMGGGDEFFNPLKREDQKDLYSVYRKKNFQIVKNRTDLQNITKGNSVLGIFSTGALPYSIDRTHLKELQNTPTLAEMTSAAIDQMKEHPEGFVLQIEAGKVDWAAHANDIAALIHDQLAFDEAIKKVMDFAEKDGNTLVIITTDHGNANPGTIYGAAATKNFNSISNYQYTNEYILNRIHKDYSAKDIKDWIYEANKLILTDEEARHLQSFYNGLEKEEGLYNYKKLPFKLYSEIQKNRNSVGWISMDHSGDYVEVAAYGPGSQLLQPYIKNTDLHHLMLEASPI
- a CDS encoding XRE family transcriptional regulator, which codes for MSIFSNNIRSLRAKRKLSQQNVADDLAISRVRYSKYENGISEPPIELLIKISKYFHVSIDLLLSVDLQKYSTEDMLKLPDNRIILPVAVDDLGNDTIEIIPQKASMGYLEGYSDVGYIESLQRIALPFLNNGKYRAFPADGDSMPPFRNGSYIVGKYVEGVSELKPGKTYVFITQNDGITYKRFKEHKGNAICVSADNSFYEPYDIPLEDIVEIWQYASGIFPEDFEPGDYESYNFKEMFRELRQDIRELDKKVSARRRKSSK